The following proteins come from a genomic window of Triticum aestivum cultivar Chinese Spring chromosome 6A, IWGSC CS RefSeq v2.1, whole genome shotgun sequence:
- the LOC123129379 gene encoding uncharacterized protein gives MSPAAPPLEDENLLAEILLRLPPLPSTLPRASLVCKRWRLLVSDVRFFRRFREHHRHSPPLLGCFVEGDRCVSYTPTMDPPHRVPGERLSLQLNESCHSWVLGCRHGLVLISPNSRNHVLVWDPVTGEQHRIAFPPGFVGVANSIHGAVLRAAGEARHFQVILVGVGGQDKQHMRLLARVYSSEKGVWGALISPLIPFEGYTTRGIFAIYFRGFSALMLGNSLYWCLGGRSDAILEFDLERQILDVIRLPPCLSEVDLLQFAVMRAEGGGLGLLSILGFTAQLWKRKTDSHGVASWGWEELLNWTSYYP, from the coding sequence ATGTCTCCGGCGGCGCCGCCGCTGGAGGACGAAAACCTACTCgccgagatcctcctccgcctccctccgctgccatCCACCCTCCCCCGCGCCTCCCTCGTCTGCAAGCGCTGGCGCCTCCTCGTCTCCGACGTCCGCTTCTTCCGCCGCTTCCGCGAGCACCACCGCCACAGCCCTCCCCTCCTCGGCTGCTTCGTCGAGGGCGACCGATGCGTCTCGTACACGCCCACCATGGATCCCCCCCATCGCGTCCCCGGCGAGCGCCTATCACTGCAGCTCAACGAGAGCTGCCACTCCTGGGTCCTCGGCTGCCGCCACGGCCTCGTGCTCATCTCCCCCAACTCACGGAATCACGTCCTGGTGTGGGACCCCGTCACCGGCGAGCAGCACCGCATCGCTTTTCCCCCAGGGTTCGTCGGGGTCGCGAACTCGATCCACGGGGCGGTGCTTCGCGCCGCCGGCGAGGCCCGCCACTTCCAGGTGATCTTGGTAGGGGTTGGCGGACAAGACAAGCAACACATGCGATTGCTCGCCCGCGTTTACTCGTCGGAGAAAGGCGTCTGGGGTGCTCTCATCTCACCACTGATTCCATTCGAGGGATATACTACTAGGGGTATTTTCGCCATCTATTTTCGGGGCTTCTCGGCTCTGATGCTTGGGAATTCCCTTTACTGGTGCCTTGGCGGGCGTTCGGACGCAATTCTCGAGTTTGATTTGGAGAGGCAGATCCTAGATGTGATCCGACTACCACCATGTCTGTCTGAAGTGGATCTCCTCCAGTTCGCGGTTATGCGGGCTGAGGGTGGTGGACTGGGTTTACTCTCCATATTAGGCTTCACCGCCCAATTATGGAAGAGAAAGACTGATTCTCACGGTGTTGCTTCATGGGGATGGGAAGAACTATTGAACTGGACAAGCTACTATCCCTGA
- the LOC123130143 gene encoding putative F-box protein At3g19560, with translation MGCRISCEEGEPAAAALEDDNLLSEILLRLPPLPSSLPRASAVCRRWRSLISDPAFSRRFRLHHRRNPPLLGCFRAGADGPSFEPTLEAPDRVPPGRFSLQSDLVHFQFRVLGCRHGLVLILDPTRLQLLVWAPVTGHQHNVSIPTGFDRLKLVRGAVLRAAPGDVHFQIVLVVADHDEMQHGRALACVYSSKTVAWGNPILTSIPSGNEFPTRASGDLAVLAGHSLYWILYGNLPNILEFDLERESLAVIPLPANMFDVQGFTLMRAEDGELGFFSVSGLTARLWKRNTICNGVRSWGIVRTVELDKLLSLDPEEHVTIYGFAEDNNLVFLRVGMSIVFTVQIESLRFKKVFDTYKWLCYYPFESVYAAGI, from the exons ATGGGCTGCCGCATAAGCTGTGAGGAGggcgagccggcggcggcggcgctggaggacgACAACCTgctctccgagatcctcctccgcctgCCGCCGCTCCCGTCCTCCCTCCCGCGCGCCTCCGCCGTCTGCAGGCGCTGGCGCAGCCTCATTTCCGACCCAGCCTTCTCCCGCCGcttccgcctccaccaccgccgcaaCCCTCCACTCCTCGGCTGCTTCCGCGCAGGTGCCGACGGCCCGTCCTTCGAGCCTACTCTGGAGGCCCCAGATCGTGTTCCGCCCGGGCGTTTTTCCTTGCAGTCCGACCTTGTCCACTTCCAGTTCCGGGTCCTCGGGTGCCGCCATGGCCTTGTATTAATCCTCGACCCAACGAGGCTCCAGTTGCTGGTATGGGCCCCCGTCACCGGCCACCAGCACAACGTATCCATTCCCACGGGATTCGATCGGCTCAAGTTGGTCCGCGGGGCGGTGCTCCGCGCTGCTCCCGGGGACGTCCACTTCCAGATCGTCTTGGTAGTGGCAGACCACGATGAGATGCAACATGGACGAGCGCTGGCCTGCGTTTACTCGTCCAAGACCGTGGCGTGGGGTAATCCCATCTTAACATCGATTCCCTCCGGGAACGAATTTCCCACCAGGGCTTCTGGGGATCTGGCTGTGCTGGCTGGGCATTCCCTTTACTGGATACTTTATGGTAATTTGCCAAATATCCTTGAGTTTGATTTGGAGAGGGAGAGCCTGGCCGTGATACCGTTGCCAGCAAATATGTTTGATGTTCAAGGCTTCACACTCATGCGGGCTGAGGATGGTGAGCTGGGTTTTTTCTCCGTGTCAGGCCTCACTGCCCGGTTATGGAAGAGGAACACCATCTGTAATGGTGTTCGATCATGGGGGATAGTAAGAACTGTTGAATTGGACAAGCTACTTTCCCTGGATCCAGAGGAGCATGTAACCATATATGGGTTTGCTGAGGATAATAATTTGGTGTTCCTGCGGGTCGGTATGAGCATCGTCTTCACTGTCCAGATTGAGTCATTGCGGTTCAAGAAAGTTTTCGACACCTACAAATGGCTTTGTTATTATCCATTTGAAAGTGTCTATGCTGCAG GTATCTAG